A single Campylobacter hyointestinalis subsp. hyointestinalis DNA region contains:
- the motA gene encoding flagellar motor stator protein MotA has protein sequence MDLSTIFGMVLAITSISVGDILEGGNPLHVIHISSVLIVIPTALFSAVTATNKKYVKAAFKELKVAFKGSGVDMSKRISEMVEYSTLARKNGILSLEQKAAQIDDEFLKTGLSMLVDGQPIDEVKENLELAIETTEEYYHECGHFWIKTGESCPTFGLVGAVMGLMLALQLLDDPAAMAAGIAGAFTATVTGIMGSYAFFGPWGQKILGNAKDIVKEKTMIIEALVGIAEGANPRSLEAKLFNFLDKNEPRVSQFN, from the coding sequence ATGGATTTATCAACTATATTCGGTATGGTACTTGCTATAACTAGTATATCTGTGGGTGATATACTAGAAGGCGGAAACCCGCTTCATGTTATACACATAAGTTCGGTTTTGATCGTTATCCCGACAGCTCTGTTTTCTGCTGTTACGGCTACAAATAAAAAGTACGTAAAGGCAGCATTTAAGGAGCTCAAAGTCGCATTTAAAGGCTCTGGCGTTGATATGTCAAAGCGTATATCAGAAATGGTAGAGTATAGTACTCTCGCTCGTAAGAATGGAATTCTCTCATTAGAGCAAAAAGCCGCTCAGATAGATGACGAGTTTTTAAAAACCGGACTTAGTATGCTAGTTGACGGTCAGCCTATAGATGAGGTAAAAGAAAATCTTGAGCTTGCCATAGAAACAACCGAAGAGTATTATCATGAGTGCGGACACTTTTGGATAAAAACCGGCGAAAGCTGCCCTACGTTTGGGCTAGTAGGAGCCGTTATGGGTCTTATGCTCGCCCTTCAACTACTAGATGATCCAGCAGCGATGGCAGCAGGTATCGCAGGAGCATTTACGGCAACTGTTACTGGAATTATGGGGTCTTACGCTTTTTTTGGACCATGGGGGCAAAAAATACTTGGAAACGCAAAAGATATAGTAAAAGAAAAGACTATGATAATAGAAGCTTTAGTCGGTATAGCTGAGGGCGCAAATCCAAGAAGTTTAGAGGCTAAGCTCTTTAACTTTTTAGATAAAAATGAACCTAGAGTTTCACAGTTTAATTAG
- a CDS encoding ATP-binding cassette domain-containing protein gives MIKATDLSKVFHKPLTKALSELNFSATCGITGIVGPDGAGKTTLLRLCAGLLSPSSGELEVLGGKMSSQEFLDNIGYMPQMFGLYGDLSCEENLKLYAKLKGIKNPNDRINELLEFTNLKQFKDRLASSLSGGMKQKLAFGVTLLKKPKLLLLDEPGVGVDPISRAELWDMARSLNDVCILWATSYLDEASLCDKVILLNKGQILYDDSPKKIDLILENRVFLARTKVDKRELLTKLLEYENVLDAYLIGQDIKFILKTKDKVFFDDFKDVKFKSIKPNFEDAFIDILKIKTKAHSELSKVLTPARKTDGFAVQAINLTKKFGSFVATNNVSFEIKSGEIFGFLGPNGAGKSTTFKMICGLLARSSGESLIYEKDINDMKGAIGYMAQKFSLYGNLGLKDNLEFFAGLYGLKGKQKSEKIASMIEIFGLKPYLENKVDELSLGLKQRLALSCSLMHSPLVLFLDEATSGVDPITRKEFWRHINAISKLGISVMITTHLMDEAELCDRIMIINKGTCIAVGTPSEIKSKFGDDISMQEAFIRLVKGSNEL, from the coding sequence ATGATAAAAGCAACTGATCTCTCAAAAGTTTTTCATAAACCGCTCACTAAAGCTTTAAGTGAGTTAAACTTTAGCGCTACTTGTGGGATAACTGGGATAGTAGGACCTGATGGTGCAGGAAAGACTACTCTTCTTAGACTATGCGCCGGACTTTTAAGCCCAAGTAGTGGAGAGCTAGAAGTGCTAGGAGGCAAGATGAGCTCTCAGGAGTTTTTAGATAATATAGGTTATATGCCACAAATGTTCGGACTTTACGGTGATCTTAGCTGTGAAGAAAATCTAAAACTTTATGCAAAACTCAAAGGTATAAAAAACCCAAACGATAGAATAAACGAGCTGCTTGAATTTACGAATTTAAAGCAGTTCAAAGATAGACTTGCAAGTAGTTTGAGCGGTGGAATGAAGCAAAAACTCGCATTTGGCGTGACACTCTTAAAAAAGCCTAAATTGCTTTTATTGGACGAACCAGGAGTAGGTGTAGATCCTATATCTAGAGCGGAGCTTTGGGATATGGCAAGAAGTCTAAATGACGTTTGCATACTTTGGGCTACTTCATATCTTGATGAAGCTAGCTTGTGCGATAAAGTCATACTTTTAAACAAGGGTCAAATTCTATATGATGATAGTCCAAAAAAGATAGATCTTATACTTGAAAATAGGGTGTTTTTGGCTAGAACTAAAGTAGATAAAAGAGAGCTTTTAACAAAACTTTTGGAGTATGAAAATGTGCTTGATGCTTATCTGATAGGACAAGATATTAAATTTATACTAAAAACAAAAGATAAGGTATTTTTTGATGATTTTAAAGATGTTAAATTTAAAAGTATTAAACCGAATTTTGAAGATGCTTTCATAGACATACTAAAAATAAAAACAAAAGCTCATTCAGAGCTTAGCAAAGTCTTAACACCAGCTCGTAAGACAGATGGTTTTGCTGTGCAAGCTATAAATTTGACCAAGAAATTTGGTTCATTTGTAGCTACAAATAATGTAAGTTTTGAGATAAAAAGTGGTGAGATATTTGGATTTTTAGGACCAAATGGAGCAGGAAAATCAACTACCTTTAAGATGATATGCGGACTTTTAGCAAGAAGCAGCGGAGAGTCTTTAATATATGAAAAAGATATAAATGATATGAAAGGCGCCATAGGATATATGGCTCAAAAGTTTTCTTTATACGGAAATTTAGGTCTTAAAGATAACCTTGAGTTTTTTGCTGGACTTTATGGTCTAAAAGGAAAACAAAAGAGTGAGAAAATAGCTTCTATGATAGAAATTTTCGGTTTAAAACCGTACTTAGAAAACAAAGTAGATGAGCTAAGTCTTGGGCTAAAACAGCGTTTGGCACTTTCTTGCTCGCTTATGCACTCGCCGCTTGTGTTGTTTTTAGACGAGGCGACAAGCGGTGTTGATCCTATCACTAGAAAAGAGTTTTGGAGACATATAAATGCTATCTCAAAGCTGGGCATTAGCGTTATGATCACGACTCATCTTATGGATGAGGCTGAACTTTGCGATAGGATCATGATCATAAATAAAGGAACTTGTATAGCAGTAGGAACGCCAAGTGAGATAAAATCTAAATTTGGAGATGATATCAGTATGCAAGAGGCGTTTATCAGACTTGTAAAGGGTTCAAATGAGCTTTAA
- a CDS encoding 6-pyruvoyl trahydropterin synthase family protein has translation MIIRKLYDYENAHIVRFCSSKRCKESIHGHSYKCEVLLSSNYLDNAEMVYDFGLMKQGIKTIIDSFDHSTTLYAKDDIGYKNDIKRHSRRWIELPFNPSAEQFSRVFFVLIDRLLELTDMINGEKGVKLHSIIVHETASGYAQCFREDAYNPNMGKINLEDIIFSDGIKEEWDEQDFYENLKNGVKFTNPKEC, from the coding sequence ATGATTATTAGAAAATTGTATGATTATGAAAATGCTCATATAGTTAGATTTTGTAGCTCAAAAAGATGCAAGGAAAGTATCCACGGCCATAGTTATAAATGTGAAGTGTTGCTAAGCTCAAACTATCTTGATAACGCTGAAATGGTTTATGATTTCGGACTTATGAAACAAGGTATCAAAACCATAATTGATAGTTTTGATCACAGTACTACGCTTTATGCAAAAGATGACATTGGGTATAAAAACGATATAAAAAGGCATTCGCGTCGTTGGATAGAACTACCTTTTAATCCAAGCGCCGAGCAGTTTAGCAGGGTGTTTTTCGTTCTCATTGACAGGCTTTTAGAGCTTACTGATATGATAAACGGAGAAAAGGGCGTAAAGCTTCATAGCATCATCGTGCATGAAACAGCATCTGGTTACGCGCAGTGTTTTAGAGAAGATGCTTATAATCCAAATATGGGTAAGATAAACTTAGAAGATATCATTTTTAGCGACGGTATCAAAGAAGAATGGGATGAACAAGACTTTTATGAAAATTTAAAAAACGGTGTTAAATTTACCAATCCAAAGGAGTGTTAG
- the ubiE gene encoding bifunctional demethylmenaquinone methyltransferase/2-methoxy-6-polyprenyl-1,4-benzoquinol methylase UbiE produces the protein MEKQEKIIEMFNQIAPTYDKANRVLSFGVDISWRKNACEILLDKLKTSDINIVDVACGTGDMMGIWEQMAKKKSIKISSMTGVDPSTGMLEVAKEKFPNYNFITAFANKTSLPNDFADIVSISYGIRNVVELKEALNEFNRILKPGGYVAVLEFTKRQNSGFISKIRDFYLSKILPKIGALISKNEEAYKYLPSSIENFLDKTAFCALLEEAGFEVEICKGYSFEVSTLFVAKKVK, from the coding sequence GTGGAAAAACAAGAAAAAATAATAGAAATGTTCAACCAAATAGCGCCGACTTATGACAAAGCAAACAGAGTTCTTAGCTTTGGAGTTGATATAAGCTGGAGAAAAAACGCATGTGAAATCTTACTGGATAAGCTAAAAACCAGTGATATAAATATAGTAGATGTTGCATGCGGAACAGGCGATATGATGGGTATTTGGGAGCAAATGGCAAAGAAAAAAAGTATAAAAATTTCTTCTATGACTGGAGTTGATCCGAGCACCGGGATGCTTGAAGTCGCCAAAGAAAAATTTCCAAACTACAACTTTATAACCGCATTTGCAAACAAAACTTCGCTGCCAAACGACTTTGCGGACATAGTAAGTATCAGCTATGGTATAAGAAACGTAGTCGAGCTAAAAGAGGCGTTAAATGAGTTTAACAGGATATTAAAACCAGGTGGATACGTCGCTGTATTGGAATTTACAAAACGTCAAAATAGCGGATTTATATCAAAAATAAGAGATTTCTATCTGAGCAAGATATTACCAAAAATAGGCGCTCTCATCAGCAAAAATGAAGAAGCTTACAAATATTTACCGAGCAGCATAGAAAACTTTTTGGATAAAACGGCTTTTTGTGCCTTGCTTGAAGAAGCCGGATTTGAAGTAGAAATCTGCAAAGGCTATAGCTTTGAAGTCAGCACGCTCTTCGTAGCAAAAAAAGTAAAATAA
- the xseA gene encoding exodeoxyribonuclease VII large subunit, producing the protein MTVSELNEQAKTLLETHFSFVEVTGEISRLIKHSSGHWYFSLKDEKSVISAAMYKFSNQSVKFDVKDGLKVTLQGKLTIYPPSGSYQLLANKMLPEGIGELELAFNQLKEKLEREGLFDLKFKKSLPKFPKKVALITSLTSAAYQDMLKVIGSRFKLCEFVAFNTLVQGENAAENIINVLNKVDKMGFDALVLARGGGSKEDLWCFNDESLARTIFALQTPLISAIGHEIDYSISDFVSDHRSLTPTAAMMDLLPDELNLMQGLDMAFDTLTNCVNQKVQECQNTLDLKILNLKNQALSQKIEKLAISLENKKSNLNNIVQSKLVNQTHKLREFELIFYEREQFFKATKNMVQIEKDGKLISLEKLKKDDVVKLYSQNAQKQAIIKS; encoded by the coding sequence ATGACTGTTAGTGAACTAAATGAACAAGCCAAAACTCTACTAGAAACCCACTTTAGCTTTGTTGAAGTCACTGGGGAAATTTCTAGACTTATAAAACACAGCTCTGGGCATTGGTATTTTAGCTTAAAAGATGAAAAAAGCGTCATAAGTGCCGCTATGTATAAATTTAGCAACCAATCAGTCAAATTTGATGTAAAAGACGGGCTAAAAGTCACACTGCAAGGAAAACTAACTATTTATCCGCCAAGTGGAAGCTACCAGCTTTTAGCAAATAAAATGCTACCTGAGGGGATTGGTGAGCTTGAGCTTGCATTTAATCAGCTAAAAGAAAAATTAGAGCGAGAAGGACTTTTCGATCTCAAATTTAAAAAATCTCTCCCTAAATTTCCCAAAAAAGTAGCTCTCATCACTAGCCTTACTTCAGCAGCCTACCAAGATATGCTAAAAGTCATAGGATCAAGATTTAAGCTGTGCGAGTTTGTAGCATTTAACACTTTAGTTCAAGGCGAAAATGCCGCTGAAAACATCATAAATGTGCTTAATAAAGTTGATAAAATGGGTTTTGACGCTTTAGTTTTAGCAAGAGGCGGCGGAAGCAAAGAAGATCTTTGGTGCTTTAATGACGAGAGTTTGGCAAGAACTATATTTGCTTTGCAAACTCCACTTATCTCAGCTATCGGACACGAAATAGACTATAGCATAAGCGACTTTGTGAGTGACCACAGAAGCCTTACTCCAACAGCTGCGATGATGGATCTTTTACCTGATGAGTTAAATTTAATGCAAGGTTTAGATATGGCATTTGACACTTTAACAAACTGTGTAAATCAAAAAGTACAAGAATGCCAAAATACTTTGGATTTAAAAATATTAAATTTAAAAAATCAAGCACTAAGCCAAAAGATAGAAAAATTAGCCATAAGCTTAGAAAATAAAAAGTCAAATTTAAACAATATAGTGCAATCAAAACTGGTAAATCAGACGCATAAATTAAGAGAGTTTGAACTGATATTTTATGAGCGCGAACAGTTTTTTAAAGCCACAAAAAATATGGTTCAAATAGAAAAAGATGGTAAATTAATCTCACTTGAAAAGCTAAAAAAAGATGATGTTGTAAAACTTTACTCGCAAAATGCACAAAAACAAGCAATAATAAAATCTTAG
- a CDS encoding 16S rRNA (uracil(1498)-N(3))-methyltransferase: MRFLYDENAGNDFLEIKGDNFNHLKARRVSVGERLDIRNLKDGYSYLYEIKEFSRKAVCELVFKSLAKNYESDLTLAWAVVQPSVIEKTLPSLNEIGVRKILFVYTDFSQKNIKLDFDRFKRILIGSSEQCGRNSIIKFETFASVSELLNAYKNVSLVDFGGVNLDMASKNEILFVGSEGGFSDAERTKFAKSYALNSPNILRSNTAIISVAAKMLL; this comes from the coding sequence TTGAGATTTTTATACGATGAAAATGCCGGAAATGACTTCTTAGAGATAAAAGGCGATAATTTCAATCACCTAAAAGCTAGGCGCGTTAGCGTAGGTGAGCGTTTAGATATAAGAAATTTAAAAGACGGCTATAGCTATCTTTATGAAATAAAAGAATTTAGTAGAAAAGCGGTCTGTGAGCTAGTTTTTAAAAGTCTTGCTAAAAATTACGAAAGTGATCTTACCCTAGCGTGGGCTGTAGTCCAGCCAAGCGTGATAGAAAAAACTTTGCCTAGCCTAAATGAAATAGGCGTTAGAAAAATACTTTTTGTTTATACTGATTTTTCACAAAAAAATATAAAGCTTGATTTTGATAGATTTAAGCGTATTTTGATAGGATCGTCTGAGCAATGCGGTAGAAATTCTATAATCAAATTTGAAACTTTTGCTAGTGTAAGTGAGCTTTTAAATGCTTATAAAAACGTGAGTTTGGTGGATTTTGGTGGAGTAAATTTAGATATGGCTTCTAAAAATGAGATACTTTTTGTAGGAAGCGAGGGTGGATTTAGCGATGCTGAACGAACTAAATTTGCAAAAAGTTACGCTTTAAACTCGCCAAATATCCTTAGATCAAACACCGCTATCATAAGCGTAGCTGCTAAAATGCTTTTATAA
- the serC gene encoding 3-phosphoserine/phosphohydroxythreonine transaminase → MNRVLNFSAGPSALPLSVLERARDEFISYKGMGFSIMEVSHRGKVFDELHNNAIAKVKKFYGLNDDYAVLFLQGGATLQFAQVPMNLYNGGVAQYVNTGVWTTKAIKEAKIQNINYEVVASSEDTKFDRIPQNIKFSDNADYGYICSNNTIYGTQYDEIPTTKCPLVVDSSSDLLSREIDFNSKNIGMFYGGAQKNAGPAGITIVIIRKDLASRVKDSVPTPLRYTTQIEANSLANTPCTFGIYMFDLVLDWIKDQGGLNAINAANKKKASTLYGFIDNSDFYKAHAKQGSRSLMNVSFTTPSTELDAKFVKEAEQNSMIGLKGHRLLGGLRASIYNAVSQKEVETLIEFMKEFQRVNG, encoded by the coding sequence ATGAACAGAGTTTTAAATTTCAGTGCAGGACCTAGTGCCTTGCCACTTAGTGTTTTAGAAAGAGCAAGAGATGAGTTTATAAGCTACAAAGGTATGGGATTTAGCATAATGGAAGTAAGCCATAGGGGAAAAGTCTTTGATGAACTTCACAACAATGCCATAGCTAAAGTAAAAAAATTTTACGGCTTAAATGACGATTATGCCGTATTATTTTTACAAGGCGGAGCGACTTTACAGTTTGCCCAAGTTCCGATGAATTTATATAATGGCGGAGTAGCACAGTACGTTAATACTGGCGTTTGGACTACAAAAGCTATAAAAGAGGCAAAAATTCAAAATATAAACTATGAAGTTGTAGCATCAAGCGAAGATACTAAATTTGATAGAATTCCACAAAATATCAAATTTAGCGACAATGCAGACTATGGATATATATGTTCAAACAATACGATCTACGGTACGCAATACGATGAAATTCCAACTACAAAATGCCCATTAGTAGTAGATAGCAGCAGTGATCTTTTAAGCCGTGAGATCGACTTTAACTCAAAAAATATCGGTATGTTTTACGGTGGAGCTCAAAAAAATGCAGGACCTGCTGGTATAACCATCGTTATAATCCGCAAAGATTTAGCTAGCAGAGTAAAAGATAGCGTCCCGACTCCTCTTCGTTATACGACTCAGATAGAAGCAAACTCTTTGGCAAATACGCCTTGTACGTTTGGTATATATATGTTTGATCTAGTTTTAGACTGGATAAAAGATCAAGGTGGACTAAACGCTATAAATGCTGCTAACAAGAAAAAAGCTAGCACACTTTACGGTTTTATAGACAACTCAGACTTTTATAAAGCTCACGCAAAACAAGGCTCAAGATCGCTTATGAACGTAAGCTTTACTACGCCTAGTACCGAACTTGATGCTAAATTTGTAAAAGAAGCAGAGCAAAACTCTATGATAGGACTAAAAGGACATAGACTTCTTGGGGGGCTTAGAGCTTCGATATACAACGCAGTTTCTCAAAAAGAAGTAGAAACTTTGATAGAATTTATGAAAGAATTCCAAAGAGTAAATGGATAA
- the polA gene encoding DNA polymerase I has translation MKTVTIIDTFGFFFRLYYAMSGLKSSDGKPSGMVHGFANFIHNLKQDFPSDYIVFALDSGGKTFRNEIDPNYKANRVSPPEDLKAQLPVCIEMIEQMGLCSLRVEGYEADDIIASFIKNNKNKDLQIRVVTHDKDLYQLIDDRVSIFSPAKKELYDRDGCYEKYGVYPEQVRDFLALCGDSADNIPGVKGIGEKGAKKLLDEFGSIETLYDNLSQVRNERMKNMLYESKDSAFVSKRLATLYDGLATPSLDEAVFPKENPLIKVTQTLKDYSLNRLLASLKSSNEVKEMSFEPTLLNDENELERILQSIDEDTLISFDTETTSIDAKTAKIVGFSFCFNLEKSYYVPLNHSYLGAPKQISISSAKWAISQIYKGFVVGQNLKYDFRIIKNNFGLNPPKHYADTMILAWLNDPQSSVGMDNLAKKLYDYDTIKFESIVKKGETFASVDLEDALKYASEDAWITLRFYRTFMNTMDKNLIKIADEIEFKFIRVLLDMESNGIGINTFKLRNLIAQNAERLRALTSEIYELCGEKFNINSTKQLGVILFEHLKLPTKKKTKTGYSTDESVLLELKETHAVIEKLLVYRELYKLQSTYCEPLLNLAIKDEDHRVYTNFIHTGTATGRLSSKNPNLQNIPARGSLAKEMRSVFEAKKGYSFISLDYSQIELRLLAHFSEDPALLNAFFSGEDIHARTAISIFGQSNPKNRAIAKSINFGLIYGMGANKLSGELGIDKKSAKEYIELYFKAFSTIKDFLESLKTSAKNNGFIETLLGRKRLFDFSNASPMQFAMFEREAVNTKFQGSAADIIKIAMLRVQDLLNDDARLLLQIHDELIFEVRDEKAEPFASQVKELMQNAVSLKVPLIANWAIAKNWGDLK, from the coding sequence TTGAAAACAGTTACTATTATAGATACATTTGGATTTTTCTTTAGGCTTTATTACGCGATGAGTGGACTAAAAAGTAGCGATGGTAAACCAAGTGGTATGGTGCATGGTTTTGCAAATTTTATTCACAACCTAAAACAAGACTTCCCAAGCGATTATATAGTTTTTGCTCTTGATAGTGGCGGCAAAACATTTAGAAATGAGATAGATCCAAACTATAAAGCAAATCGCGTAAGTCCGCCAGAGGATCTTAAAGCTCAACTTCCAGTTTGTATAGAAATGATAGAACAAATGGGGCTTTGTAGCCTAAGAGTAGAAGGCTATGAAGCAGACGATATCATCGCAAGTTTTATCAAAAATAACAAAAACAAAGATCTTCAGATCAGAGTCGTAACTCACGATAAAGATCTGTATCAGCTAATAGACGACCGGGTTAGCATTTTTTCTCCTGCAAAAAAAGAGCTTTATGATAGAGATGGTTGCTATGAAAAATACGGTGTTTATCCCGAGCAAGTTAGAGATTTCTTAGCGCTTTGCGGCGACAGCGCCGATAATATACCAGGAGTTAAAGGCATAGGTGAAAAAGGTGCTAAAAAGCTACTTGACGAATTTGGAAGCATAGAGACTTTATATGATAATCTATCACAAGTCAGAAATGAACGCATGAAAAATATGTTGTATGAGAGCAAAGACAGTGCCTTTGTGTCAAAGCGGTTGGCTACTTTATATGACGGGCTTGCTACGCCTAGTTTAGATGAGGCTGTATTTCCAAAAGAAAATCCACTCATAAAAGTTACACAAACCTTAAAAGACTACTCTTTAAATAGGCTTTTGGCGTCATTAAAATCATCAAATGAAGTAAAAGAGATGAGTTTTGAACCTACGCTTTTAAATGACGAAAACGAGCTTGAGCGAATTTTGCAAAGCATAGATGAAGATACGTTGATTAGCTTTGATACTGAAACCACAAGTATAGATGCAAAAACTGCGAAAATAGTCGGATTTAGTTTTTGTTTTAACCTAGAAAAAAGCTATTATGTACCTTTAAATCATAGTTATTTAGGCGCTCCAAAGCAAATTTCAATAAGCAGCGCAAAATGGGCTATAAGTCAAATTTACAAAGGTTTTGTAGTTGGGCAAAATTTAAAATATGATTTTAGAATCATCAAAAATAACTTTGGATTAAATCCGCCAAAACATTACGCAGATACGATGATACTAGCTTGGCTAAATGATCCGCAAAGTAGCGTAGGTATGGATAATTTGGCAAAAAAACTTTACGATTATGATACTATCAAATTTGAAAGTATCGTGAAAAAAGGTGAAACATTTGCGAGTGTAGATCTAGAAGACGCACTAAAATACGCTAGTGAAGATGCATGGATAACTCTTAGATTTTACCGTACTTTTATGAATACTATGGATAAGAATTTGATAAAGATCGCAGATGAGATAGAGTTTAAATTTATCCGTGTTTTGCTTGATATGGAGAGTAATGGTATCGGTATAAATACATTTAAGCTTAGAAATTTGATAGCGCAAAATGCCGAGCGGCTAAGAGCTTTAACCTCTGAAATTTATGAGCTTTGCGGCGAAAAGTTTAATATCAACTCCACTAAACAGCTTGGCGTTATCTTGTTTGAACATCTTAAGCTTCCTACTAAAAAGAAGACAAAGACGGGATATAGTACCGATGAAAGTGTGCTTTTAGAGCTTAAAGAAACTCACGCCGTCATAGAAAAATTACTAGTTTATAGGGAGCTTTATAAACTTCAAAGTACGTATTGTGAACCTCTTTTAAATTTAGCCATAAAAGACGAAGATCATAGAGTTTATACGAATTTTATACATACTGGAACAGCAACCGGAAGGCTTTCTAGTAAAAATCCGAATTTACAAAATATACCTGCTAGAGGAAGCCTTGCTAAAGAGATGAGATCTGTTTTTGAAGCTAAAAAGGGGTATAGTTTCATCTCTCTTGATTATTCGCAGATAGAGCTTAGATTGCTGGCACATTTTAGTGAAGATCCGGCTTTGCTTAATGCGTTTTTCAGTGGTGAGGATATCCACGCAAGAACGGCCATAAGTATATTTGGACAGAGTAATCCTAAAAATAGAGCCATAGCAAAATCGATAAATTTCGGTTTGATTTACGGAATGGGAGCAAATAAACTAAGTGGCGAGTTGGGGATCGATAAAAAAAGTGCAAAAGAGTATATCGAACTATATTTTAAAGCTTTTTCAACGATAAAAGATTTTTTAGAAAGCTTAAAAACATCAGCTAAAAACAATGGTTTTATCGAAACTTTACTAGGTAGAAAACGTCTGTTTGATTTTTCAAATGCATCACCTATGCAATTTGCGATGTTCGAAAGAGAAGCAGTAAATACGAAGTTTCAGGGTAGTGCAGCCGATATCATAAAAATAGCCATGCTCAGAGTTCAAGATCTTCTTAATGATGATGCAAGACTGCTTTTGCAAATTCACGATGAGCTTATCTTTGAAGTGCGTGATGAAAAAGCAGAGCCTTTTGCATCTCAAGTAAAAGAGCTTATGCAAAACGCCGTAAGTCTAAAAGTACCTTTGATAGCTAACTGGGCTATAGCTAAAAACTGGGGTGATTTAAAGTAA
- a CDS encoding HlyD family efflux transporter periplasmic adaptor subunit yields the protein MKKILLIILAFVLVFLGYKFYEKQNAPDTKVSVFYGNVDTKTVDLAFRFLGKIEKISKKEGLSVQKGEDIVFMDDSYLRNSFLNLQTKIKLEEINLEKLKSGYRVEEIEQAKAKYEMAMANLKEAQNTFDRQKKLMQANATSKEIFMNSQTTLEAMRANLNLSKANYEQLKNGYRKEDILAQSELVNSLKIQLQSVELDLNNSVLKSPYDGVLQKIYKEAGSMAGANEPVVEIARMDKFFIRAYIDEPRLGSLKLGAKMRVFSDAKKEPYEGYVSFISSVAEFTPKHIQTQELRADLVYKFEVTLSDADERIKQGMPVHIKFGDDKSN from the coding sequence TTGAAAAAGATCTTGCTAATTATTTTAGCGTTTGTTTTGGTGTTTTTGGGTTATAAATTTTATGAAAAACAAAATGCCCCTGATACCAAAGTTTCCGTATTTTACGGAAATGTGGATACAAAAACGGTTGATCTTGCTTTTAGATTTTTAGGTAAGATAGAAAAGATAAGCAAAAAAGAAGGATTAAGTGTTCAAAAAGGCGAAGATATCGTATTTATGGATGATTCGTATCTTAGAAACTCTTTTTTAAATTTGCAAACAAAGATTAAACTTGAAGAGATAAATTTAGAAAAATTAAAATCAGGCTATAGGGTTGAAGAGATAGAACAAGCAAAAGCAAAATACGAAATGGCTATGGCAAATTTAAAAGAAGCGCAAAACACTTTTGATAGACAAAAGAAGCTCATGCAAGCAAACGCTACTTCAAAAGAGATATTTATGAACTCGCAAACTACGCTTGAAGCGATGAGAGCAAATTTGAACTTATCTAAAGCAAATTACGAGCAGTTAAAAAACGGTTACCGAAAAGAGGATATTTTGGCTCAGAGTGAGCTTGTAAATTCCCTAAAGATACAGCTACAAAGCGTAGAGTTAGACTTAAATAATTCAGTTTTAAAATCCCCTTACGATGGCGTTTTGCAAAAAATTTACAAAGAAGCAGGAAGTATGGCAGGAGCAAACGAGCCAGTTGTAGAGATAGCTAGAATGGATAAGTTTTTCATAAGGGCTTATATAGACGAGCCTCGTCTTGGAAGTCTTAAACTCGGGGCAAAAATGAGAGTTTTTAGTGACGCAAAAAAAGAGCCTTATGAAGGATACGTGAGTTTTATTTCAAGTGTTGCGGAATTTACTCCAAAACATATCCAAACACAAGAGCTTAGAGCTGATCTTGTTTATAAATTTGAAGTTACTTTGAGTGACGCAGATGAAAGGATAAAACAAGGAATGCCAGTACATATTAAATTCGGCGATGATAAAAGCAACTGA